A genomic region of Fodinisporobacter ferrooxydans contains the following coding sequences:
- a CDS encoding 1-aminocyclopropane-1-carboxylate deaminase/D-cysteine desulfhydrase produces the protein MTGGNKIRKLEYILADAKEKGADTIVTTGGLQSNHTKITAAFAIKLGFKPILLLNGREPEVKKANLFINDLLGVEVRYIQVGNQKEMNQALDMVARKLKEEGKRPYVIPVGGSKGLGSLGYIDAYHELESQRRKMNLNFDWEFITTGSGGTFAGIYMGHLIHGSESKLVGVSPWLPAGEIRDQIIDCINEGAKYMDHSFLRYSSKVDPLTIHIDDQFIGEGYGKPTRAGMHALKLIAFTEGILLDHVYTAKTMACLLHYVETGIIEKKSKYYFGILVPQQGCLL, from the coding sequence GTGACCGGCGGTAACAAAATTCGAAAATTAGAATATATACTAGCGGATGCAAAGGAAAAAGGCGCGGATACCATTGTAACAACGGGTGGTTTGCAATCGAATCACACGAAAATTACTGCCGCATTCGCCATAAAATTAGGATTTAAACCTATTCTATTGTTAAATGGTAGGGAACCTGAAGTCAAAAAGGCAAATCTGTTTATTAATGATCTATTAGGTGTCGAAGTACGTTATATACAAGTTGGAAACCAAAAAGAAATGAATCAGGCATTGGATATGGTGGCACGGAAATTAAAAGAAGAAGGGAAAAGACCATATGTCATCCCTGTAGGCGGTTCCAAAGGATTAGGTAGTCTGGGATATATCGATGCGTATCATGAGCTGGAATCGCAACGAAGGAAAATGAACCTGAACTTTGATTGGGAATTCATCACGACTGGATCTGGTGGCACATTTGCAGGAATCTATATGGGGCATCTCATTCATGGATCGGAATCAAAATTGGTTGGCGTGAGTCCTTGGCTTCCTGCTGGTGAGATTAGAGACCAGATCATCGACTGCATCAACGAGGGAGCAAAGTACATGGATCACTCGTTTCTACGTTATAGTAGTAAGGTGGATCCTTTGACTATACATATAGACGATCAGTTTATTGGAGAAGGATATGGGAAACCTACTAGAGCGGGAATGCATGCTCTCAAATTAATTGCTTTTACCGAAGGTATATTACTTGATCATGTTTACACAGCTAAAACGATGGCCTGTCTTCTTCATTATGTAGAAACAGGAATCATTGAAAAAAAAAGTAAATATTATTTTGGCATACTGGTGCCGCAGCAGGGCTGTTTACTTTAG
- a CDS encoding murein hydrolase activator EnvC family protein: MKKLYKSITSTVLFSFLATEVFFPSISAADQLQDIKQQYQQIQQNQSQRQQHINELKGQENTLENQISSIGSNLLTIKQKISDTENYLKKMDQDIADMKNKIAQNQKALELQNDLLKKRIHVMYENGTISYLDVIVSSTSFSDFMDRLSTLSIIAQQDKKILDQVRQKRQLLNQQQVQLTNDQQQRQQQYQQLMLLKQTQVQEKKQKQAALVQVQNERVKEQKTLAADQAALDQIAAQIQTTIQQQSQGDSNTTQSQQGTGTWQWPLPSSHVISSEYGWRDFGGANEFHNGIDIAAPMNTPITAVADGVVLFAGSAAGFGHWIVIQHPGGVMSVYGHMYGNGLFVKPGERVKAGQKIAAVGSDGQSTGPHLHFSVATGITNGKMNYVNPWNYLK, from the coding sequence ATGAAAAAATTATATAAGTCTATTACAAGTACTGTCCTATTTTCGTTTTTGGCAACCGAAGTATTTTTCCCATCCATTTCAGCTGCTGACCAACTTCAAGATATAAAACAGCAATATCAACAAATCCAACAAAATCAATCGCAACGTCAACAACACATCAATGAATTAAAAGGTCAGGAGAACACTTTAGAGAACCAAATTTCTTCCATTGGTAGTAATTTGTTAACGATAAAACAAAAAATTTCTGATACAGAAAATTATCTCAAAAAAATGGATCAGGATATTGCTGATATGAAAAATAAAATTGCACAAAATCAAAAAGCCTTAGAATTGCAGAATGATTTGCTGAAAAAACGTATTCATGTCATGTATGAAAATGGAACAATTTCCTATTTGGATGTAATTGTATCCTCCACCAGTTTTTCTGATTTTATGGATCGATTGTCAACTTTAAGTATCATTGCACAACAGGACAAGAAAATCCTGGATCAAGTTAGGCAGAAACGACAATTACTAAACCAGCAACAGGTACAGTTGACTAACGATCAACAACAGCGTCAACAGCAATATCAACAATTGATGCTTTTAAAGCAGACGCAAGTTCAAGAGAAAAAACAGAAACAAGCTGCCCTGGTGCAGGTTCAAAATGAGCGTGTAAAAGAACAGAAAACATTAGCTGCTGACCAAGCCGCACTCGATCAGATTGCTGCACAGATCCAAACAACGATACAACAGCAATCCCAGGGTGATTCCAACACTACGCAATCCCAACAAGGGACTGGTACATGGCAATGGCCATTGCCATCCTCTCATGTTATTTCATCAGAGTATGGCTGGCGTGATTTTGGAGGCGCTAACGAGTTTCATAATGGAATCGATATTGCTGCCCCAATGAATACACCCATTACAGCAGTAGCTGATGGAGTTGTCCTGTTTGCGGGATCAGCTGCTGGCTTTGGACATTGGATCGTAATTCAACACCCAGGCGGAGTGATGTCCGTCTATGGTCATATGTACGGGAACGGATTATTCGTCAAGCCAGGCGAACGTGTCAAGGCCGGGCAAAAAATTGCGGCTGTTGGAAGTGATGGGCAATCTACCGGTCCCCATTTGCACTTTTCAGTTGCAACAGGTATTACTAACGGAAAAATGAATTATGTGAATCCTTGGAACTATTTGAAGTGA